The Candidatus Methylomirabilis lanthanidiphila genome contains a region encoding:
- a CDS encoding glucose-1-phosphate thymidylyltransferase: MKALILSGGKGTRLRPITHTSAKQLVPIANKPILFYALEAMAEAKIQEVGIVVGDTKQEIRGAVGDGAQWGLDVTYIEQEAPLGLAHAVKIAGPFLGNDPFVMYLGDNLVKDGIRSLVEEFERLGANSQILLARVRDPQRFGVAELQDGRVISLEEKPTHPKSDLALVGVYMFDHTIFGAVNAIQPSHRGELEITDAIQYLIDHGYRVHPHVISGWWKDTGKLEDMLEANRIMLEAITPRVDGDVDGASHVIGKVVIEEGASVTASTIRGPVVIGKRCRIINSYIGPFTSIYHDTLVCNSEIEHSIILDQCRITDIGGRLEDSLIGKNVEVFRSGEKPKAYRLMLGDSSQVGLV; the protein is encoded by the coding sequence GTGAAGGCATTGATCTTGAGCGGGGGCAAAGGGACCCGCTTGCGTCCAATTACCCATACGAGCGCGAAGCAGCTCGTGCCCATCGCCAACAAACCGATCCTCTTCTATGCCCTGGAAGCGATGGCGGAGGCCAAGATTCAGGAGGTTGGGATCGTGGTGGGCGACACGAAGCAGGAGATTCGGGGCGCCGTGGGGGATGGAGCGCAATGGGGGCTCGACGTCACGTATATCGAACAAGAAGCACCGCTCGGACTGGCCCATGCGGTCAAGATTGCCGGACCATTTCTCGGGAATGATCCTTTTGTGATGTATCTGGGGGATAACCTGGTCAAGGATGGAATTCGCTCTTTGGTTGAGGAGTTCGAGCGGCTGGGCGCTAACTCCCAGATCCTCCTGGCAAGGGTTCGCGACCCGCAGCGGTTTGGCGTGGCGGAACTGCAAGATGGACGAGTCATCTCCCTGGAGGAAAAGCCGACCCACCCGAAGAGCGACTTGGCGCTTGTCGGCGTCTATATGTTTGATCACACGATCTTCGGGGCGGTCAACGCGATTCAGCCTTCGCACCGGGGTGAGCTGGAGATCACCGATGCCATTCAGTATTTGATCGATCACGGGTATCGGGTTCATCCTCATGTTATCAGCGGCTGGTGGAAAGATACCGGGAAGCTCGAAGATATGCTCGAGGCCAACCGGATCATGCTGGAGGCGATTACGCCTCGAGTGGACGGGGATGTCGATGGGGCGTCACACGTGATCGGAAAGGTCGTGATAGAGGAAGGGGCCAGCGTGACGGCCAGCACTATTCGAGGTCCGGTTGTCATCGGCAAGCGCTGCCGAATCATCAATTCCTACATCGGGCCCTTTACGTCTATCTACCACGATACGCTTGTCTGTAACAGCGAGATCGAGCACAGTATTATCCTCGACCAGTGCCGGATTACCGATATCGGCGGGCGGTTAGAGGATAGCCTCATCGGGAAAAACGTGGAGGTGTTCCGGTCCGGCGAAAAGCCGAAGGCCTACCGGCTGATGCTTGGGGACAGCAGTCAAGTCGGGCTGGTCTAA